One segment of Meriones unguiculatus strain TT.TT164.6M chromosome 3, Bangor_MerUng_6.1, whole genome shotgun sequence DNA contains the following:
- the Phc2 gene encoding polyhomeotic-like protein 2 isoform X3: protein MMPQLLVLEWRLRFLLPPSETGQGIVHALTDLSSPGMTSGNGNSASSIAGTAPQNGENKPPQAIVKPQILTHVIEGFVIQEGAEPFPVGRSSLLVGNLKKKYAQGFLPEKLPQQDHTTTTDSEMEEPYLQESKEEDTPLKLKCELCGRVDFAYKFKRSKRFCSMACAKRYNVGCTKRVGLFHSDRGKLQKAGTTTHNRRRASKASLPTLTKDTKKQPSGTVPLSVTAALQLTHSQEDSSRCSDNSSYEEPLSPISASSSTSRRRQSQRDLELPDMHMRDLVGMGHHFLPSEPTKWNVEDVYEFIRSLPGCQEIAEEFRAQEIDGQALLLLKEDHLMSAMNIKLGPALKIYARISMLKDS from the exons ATGATGCCTCAGCTCCTTGTCCTGGAATGGAGGTTACGTTTCCTGCTGCCGCCCTCAG AGACAGGGCAGGGCATTGTTCATGCACTGACCGACCTCAGCAGCCCCGGCATGACCTCAGGGAACGGAAACTCTGCCTCCAGCATCGCCGGCACTGCCCCCCAGAATGGTGAGAATAAACCACCACAGGCCATTGTGAAACCCCAAATCCTGACGCATGTTATCGAAGGGTTTGTGATCCAGGAGGGGGCGGAGCCTTTCCCG GTGGGACGCTCATCCCTGCTGGTGGGAAATCTCAAGAAGAAGTATGCACAGGGATTCTTGCCTGAGAAGCTTCCACAGCAGGATCATACCACCACCACCGACTCAGAGATGGAGGAGCCCTACCTACAAG AATCCAAAGAGGAGGATACTCCCCTCAAGCTCAAGTGTGAGCTGTGTGGACGGGTGGACTTTGCCTACAAGTTCAAGCGTTCCAAACGCTTCTGTTCCATGGCTTGTGCGAAGAG GTATAATGTGGGATGTACCAAACGAGTGGGACTTTTTCACTCAGACCGGGGCAAGCTTCAGAAGGCAGGGACCACAACCCACAACCGCCGGCGGGCCAGCAAGGCCAGTCTGCCCACGCTCACCAAGGACACCAAGAAGCAG CCCTCAGGCACTGTACCCCTTTCAGTTACTGCTGCCTTGCAGCTGACACACAGCCAGGAAGACTCCAGCCGGTGCTCAGATAACTCAAGCTATGAGGAGCCCTTGTCACCCATCTCTGCAAGCTCATCCACGTCCCGACGGCGACAAAGCCAGCGGGATCTGGAGCTGCCTGACATGCACATGCGGGACCTGGTGGGCATGGGGCACCACTTCCTCCCCAGCGAGCCCACCAAGTGGAACGTGGAGGACGTGTACGAGTTCATCCGCTCTCTGCCAG GCTGCCAGGAGATCGCAGAGGAGTTCCGTGCCCAGGAAATTGACGGACAAGCCCTGCTGCTGCTCAAAGAGGACCACCTGATGAGCGCCATGAACATCAAGCTGGGGCCTGCCCTGAAGATCTACGCACGCATCAGCATGCTCAAGGACTCCTAG
- the Phc2 gene encoding polyhomeotic-like protein 2 isoform X4, which translates to MTSGNGNSASSIAGTAPQNGENKPPQAIVKPQILTHVIEGFVIQEGAEPFPVGRSSLLVGNLKKKYAQGFLPEKLPQQDHTTTTDSEMEEPYLQESKEEDTPLKLKCELCGRVDFAYKFKRSKRFCSMACAKRYNVGCTKRVGLFHSDRGKLQKAGTTTHNRRRASKASLPTLTKDTKKQPSGTVPLSVTAALQLTHSQEDSSRCSDNSSYEEPLSPISASSSTSRRRQSQRDLELPDMHMRDLVGMGHHFLPSEPTKWNVEDVYEFIRSLPGCQEIAEEFRAQEIDGQALLLLKEDHLMSAMNIKLGPALKIYARISMLKDS; encoded by the exons ATGACCTCAGGGAACGGAAACTCTGCCTCCAGCATCGCCGGCACTGCCCCCCAGAATGGTGAGAATAAACCACCACAGGCCATTGTGAAACCCCAAATCCTGACGCATGTTATCGAAGGGTTTGTGATCCAGGAGGGGGCGGAGCCTTTCCCG GTGGGACGCTCATCCCTGCTGGTGGGAAATCTCAAGAAGAAGTATGCACAGGGATTCTTGCCTGAGAAGCTTCCACAGCAGGATCATACCACCACCACCGACTCAGAGATGGAGGAGCCCTACCTACAAG AATCCAAAGAGGAGGATACTCCCCTCAAGCTCAAGTGTGAGCTGTGTGGACGGGTGGACTTTGCCTACAAGTTCAAGCGTTCCAAACGCTTCTGTTCCATGGCTTGTGCGAAGAG GTATAATGTGGGATGTACCAAACGAGTGGGACTTTTTCACTCAGACCGGGGCAAGCTTCAGAAGGCAGGGACCACAACCCACAACCGCCGGCGGGCCAGCAAGGCCAGTCTGCCCACGCTCACCAAGGACACCAAGAAGCAG CCCTCAGGCACTGTACCCCTTTCAGTTACTGCTGCCTTGCAGCTGACACACAGCCAGGAAGACTCCAGCCGGTGCTCAGATAACTCAAGCTATGAGGAGCCCTTGTCACCCATCTCTGCAAGCTCATCCACGTCCCGACGGCGACAAAGCCAGCGGGATCTGGAGCTGCCTGACATGCACATGCGGGACCTGGTGGGCATGGGGCACCACTTCCTCCCCAGCGAGCCCACCAAGTGGAACGTGGAGGACGTGTACGAGTTCATCCGCTCTCTGCCAG GCTGCCAGGAGATCGCAGAGGAGTTCCGTGCCCAGGAAATTGACGGACAAGCCCTGCTGCTGCTCAAAGAGGACCACCTGATGAGCGCCATGAACATCAAGCTGGGGCCTGCCCTGAAGATCTACGCACGCATCAGCATGCTCAAGGACTCCTAG